The Burkholderia mayonis DNA window GCGGCCGGACTCCCGACGCTCGGCGTGCAGAGCGCCGCGCCGGACCGGCAGCATTACCTGCGCCGGCCGGACCTCGGCCGCAAGCTGTCCGACGACGGCCGCGCGCTGCTCGCCGGCTACGGCGCGGCGCTCGACGCCGCGCCGGACGTCGTGTTCGTCGTCGGCGATGGGCTGTCGGCGTTCGCGGCCGCGAAGCAGGCGCTGCCGCTCCTGAATGCGATGCGGCCGAAGCTCGACGGCTGGCGGATCGGGCCTGTCGTCGTCGCGCGGCAGGCGCGCGTCGCGCTCGGCGACGAGATCGGCGAGCTGCTCGGCGCGGGCCTCGTCGCGATGCTGATCGGCGAGCGGCCGGGTTTGAGCTCGCCCGACAGCCTCGGCGTGTATCTGACGTACGCGCCGAAGGTCGGCTGCCACGACGCGCAGCGCAACTGCATCTCGAACGTGCGTCCCGAAGGGCTGCCGCACGATGCGGCCGCGCACAAGCTGCACTATCTGATGACGCATGCGCGGCGGCTCGGGCTGACGGGCGTCGGACTCAAGGACGACAGCGATGCGTTGTTGTCTTCGGCGGACGCGGAGCG harbors:
- the eutC gene encoding ethanolamine ammonia-lyase subunit EutC, which gives rise to MSDAVEKNPWGQLKTFTNARIALGRAGNSLPTAPLLAFNLSHAQARDAVHQPLDADALRREIEAAGLPTLGVQSAAPDRQHYLRRPDLGRKLSDDGRALLAGYGAALDAAPDVVFVVGDGLSAFAAAKQALPLLNAMRPKLDGWRIGPVVVARQARVALGDEIGELLGAGLVAMLIGERPGLSSPDSLGVYLTYAPKVGCHDAQRNCISNVRPEGLPHDAAAHKLHYLMTHARRLGLTGVGLKDDSDALLSSADAERIAAA